The following proteins are co-located in the Paludibaculum fermentans genome:
- a CDS encoding CheR family methyltransferase: MPDISVEQFQKLSQQIYQKLGLHFDDRKFYFLRTRVARRMASLGIDDPKDYLFMLSYADPDGLEMQALANLVTTNETYMFREYDQLQAFANHCLPEVLSAKQERGERTLRIWSAGCSSGEEPYTLAMILQEVFPQAQTWDCEIVASDIDENMLRRVEAARYGPRSVNEVPDQYREKYLAEDGGEYVVRRRTAGLVRTLHLNLSDRMAMRAMRGFDFIFCRNVLIYFDDLSRKAVVDHFYNALRPGGFIFLGHSESVGRVTTAFTLKRFENHLVYVKE, encoded by the coding sequence ATGCCAGATATCTCAGTTGAGCAATTCCAGAAGCTCAGCCAGCAGATCTATCAGAAGCTCGGACTGCACTTCGACGACAGGAAGTTCTACTTCCTGAGAACGCGGGTAGCCAGGCGCATGGCCTCGTTGGGCATCGACGACCCCAAAGACTACCTGTTCATGCTGAGTTACGCCGACCCGGACGGTCTCGAGATGCAGGCCCTGGCGAATCTTGTTACTACCAACGAGACGTACATGTTCCGGGAGTATGACCAGTTGCAGGCCTTTGCCAATCACTGCCTGCCCGAGGTGCTATCGGCCAAGCAGGAGCGCGGCGAAAGGACGCTGCGAATCTGGTCCGCGGGTTGCTCCTCGGGCGAAGAACCGTACACCCTGGCGATGATCCTCCAGGAAGTGTTTCCCCAGGCACAGACCTGGGATTGTGAAATCGTCGCCTCCGACATTGATGAGAACATGCTCAGGAGGGTCGAGGCGGCGCGCTACGGACCGCGCTCCGTGAACGAGGTCCCGGATCAGTACCGGGAGAAGTACCTTGCCGAGGACGGCGGGGAGTACGTGGTGCGGCGAAGAACCGCCGGCCTGGTTCGAACCCTGCACCTGAATCTCAGTGACCGGATGGCGATGCGAGCCATGCGAGGGTTTGACTTCATCTTCTGCCGCAACGTCCTGATCTACTTCGATGATCTCTCTCGCAAGGCAGTAGTTGATCACTTCTACAACGCCTTGAGGCCGGGAGGATTCATCTTCCTGGGCCACTCCGAATCCGTGGGGCGAGTGACGACCGCCTTTACGCTGAAGCGGTTCGAAAACCACCTGGTCTATGTGAAGGAATAG
- a CDS encoding chemotaxis protein CheA translates to MRSAFRAEALDLLIELDSALLALEEVTADSALVHRVFRAIHTIKGSGATAGFTRLARFAHCMEEAFDLAREGRLTVTPELIDCGLKACDVIRLLIEQNSEGAAIPGEAEAAGAFAKLLPASSNPPARQGEDQMPATLTRSAFEITFKPKRDLFYSGADPVTLLDDLRELGQAHITAHSDQVPLLPSLEPELCYLWWEILLVTDRGPSAIRDVFVFAEDDCELRIRLLDDQESAVSLLGSVPAEAFELFVLECEDHLEAMERDALALAAGPAARDELDSLFRGIHSIKGNAGLLLSDVKGETLTAGHPLPLLLRVAHGLESHLDPYRAAGAVRPTEQTVQTVLETCDAIRNLLGRLKHTGSGGPAPLELLARLGVAAGDAPAAQPANPREAAFLNTASQCVELIDSCFQRIGNGGEATRPVLETYLRGLKTLSAAVQYRHCPELEEPLAQQLRILDAAMSAGSALGGEDRLALDSAFRAARCALDRISAGGAVSGKSEPASAAPLPPGTSEVRTGGSASPSTIRIDQNKLDNLMRIVGELLVARGAFPLLVRKLNDRETGTGLAKDLKDAGSNISRIADELQSSVMSIRMLPVKTVFQRFPRLVRDLARSLGKEVQLVIEGEGIELDKTILEQIGDPLVHVIRNAVDHGLEPPEKRRSAGKSVSGQLALRARHEAGGVVIEIADDGRGLDAAALRRKAVDKGLLAPETVAGMSDEAAFQLIFLPGLTTAAKVTDVSGRGVGMDVVRSNVRALHGAIEIRSQPGRGTTFLIKLPTSLIVSKGILLEAGGQQYVLPLSSIHDMVKLPLEAVHLYRGVTLAQVRGRVYSIFNLAEMLGQAPARQTELSVAIVEAGTVRYGLVVDRFMTEVEVLVKPLTGGLEQCREFQGAAIMGDGRVVLVLNPLECHSLVVTACT, encoded by the coding sequence ATGCGGAGTGCATTCCGGGCAGAGGCTCTCGATTTGCTGATCGAACTCGACTCCGCCCTTCTGGCACTCGAGGAGGTGACGGCTGATTCAGCTCTCGTACATCGCGTCTTTCGGGCCATCCATACCATCAAGGGCTCGGGGGCAACCGCTGGTTTCACGCGCCTCGCTCGCTTCGCTCACTGCATGGAGGAGGCCTTCGATCTCGCGCGGGAAGGACGTCTCACCGTCACTCCGGAGTTGATCGATTGCGGACTGAAGGCGTGCGATGTCATTCGCCTGCTCATTGAGCAGAACTCCGAAGGAGCCGCTATACCCGGAGAGGCGGAAGCGGCCGGCGCGTTCGCGAAACTTCTGCCTGCGTCGTCAAATCCTCCTGCCAGGCAAGGCGAAGATCAAATGCCGGCGACGCTCACTCGCTCGGCATTCGAGATTACATTCAAGCCGAAACGGGATCTGTTCTATTCCGGAGCCGACCCGGTCACGTTGCTCGACGACTTGCGTGAACTCGGACAGGCACACATCACCGCCCATTCCGATCAGGTCCCGCTCCTGCCTTCGCTCGAGCCCGAGCTCTGCTACCTCTGGTGGGAAATCCTGCTTGTGACAGACCGCGGTCCCTCCGCGATCAGGGACGTATTTGTATTCGCTGAGGACGATTGCGAGCTCCGCATCCGGCTGCTGGACGATCAGGAATCGGCGGTGTCCCTGCTTGGTTCCGTGCCCGCGGAGGCGTTTGAACTGTTCGTGCTGGAGTGCGAAGACCACCTGGAAGCAATGGAACGGGACGCGCTCGCCTTGGCCGCTGGTCCGGCCGCAAGGGACGAGTTGGATTCCCTTTTTCGGGGAATCCACAGCATCAAGGGTAACGCGGGCCTGCTTTTGAGCGATGTCAAGGGCGAGACTCTTACTGCCGGCCATCCCTTGCCGCTATTGCTCCGCGTGGCTCACGGGCTGGAATCGCACCTCGATCCCTACCGGGCAGCGGGCGCCGTACGGCCCACGGAGCAGACTGTCCAGACCGTGCTCGAGACTTGTGACGCCATCCGCAACCTGTTGGGAAGGCTGAAGCACACCGGCTCGGGCGGTCCGGCCCCGCTGGAACTGCTCGCGCGTTTGGGCGTTGCTGCGGGAGACGCGCCGGCCGCACAGCCGGCCAACCCCAGGGAAGCCGCTTTTCTGAACACGGCGTCACAGTGCGTGGAGTTGATCGACAGTTGCTTCCAGCGCATCGGCAACGGCGGCGAAGCTACCCGGCCTGTTCTCGAAACCTACCTGCGTGGTCTCAAAACCTTGTCGGCTGCTGTCCAGTACCGGCACTGCCCTGAGCTGGAAGAACCCTTGGCGCAACAACTGCGAATCCTGGATGCCGCGATGAGTGCGGGCTCAGCCCTGGGCGGAGAAGATCGTTTGGCTCTCGACAGCGCGTTTCGCGCAGCCCGTTGCGCCCTGGATCGAATTTCGGCCGGCGGAGCTGTGAGCGGCAAATCGGAACCTGCCTCAGCCGCACCGCTCCCCCCGGGGACTTCGGAGGTTCGCACTGGCGGCTCCGCCTCGCCGTCCACCATTCGGATCGATCAGAACAAACTGGATAACCTGATGCGGATCGTCGGCGAACTGCTGGTGGCGCGCGGCGCCTTCCCCCTGCTGGTGCGGAAGCTGAATGACCGCGAGACTGGCACAGGACTGGCGAAGGATCTCAAGGACGCGGGCTCAAATATCTCGCGCATCGCCGACGAACTCCAGAGTAGTGTCATGTCGATTCGGATGCTGCCGGTCAAAACCGTTTTCCAGAGATTCCCTCGCCTGGTGCGGGACCTCGCCCGCTCGCTCGGTAAGGAAGTTCAGCTCGTAATCGAAGGCGAGGGCATCGAACTGGACAAGACGATTCTGGAGCAAATCGGAGACCCGCTCGTTCACGTTATCCGCAATGCGGTGGATCACGGCCTCGAGCCGCCGGAGAAACGTCGTTCCGCCGGAAAAAGCGTGTCCGGACAACTGGCCTTGCGAGCGCGGCACGAGGCCGGCGGTGTGGTGATTGAGATTGCCGACGATGGGCGTGGGCTCGACGCTGCAGCGCTTAGGAGAAAGGCCGTCGACAAGGGTCTGCTCGCGCCCGAGACCGTCGCTGGGATGAGCGATGAAGCCGCTTTTCAACTCATCTTCCTGCCGGGCTTGACGACCGCTGCGAAAGTCACCGATGTCTCCGGCCGCGGAGTCGGCATGGACGTCGTCCGCAGCAATGTCCGCGCTCTGCACGGTGCCATCGAGATCCGTTCGCAGCCCGGCCGCGGCACCACCTTCCTGATCAAACTGCCCACGAGTCTGATTGTTTCCAAGGGAATCCTGTTGGAGGCGGGAGGGCAGCAGTATGTCCTGCCTTTGAGTAGCATTCACGACATGGTCAAACTGCCGTTGGAAGCGGTGCACCTGTACCGCGGGGTGACCTTGGCCCAAGTCAGGGGCCGGGTCTATTCCATCTTCAACCTCGCGGAGATGCTGGGCCAGGCGCCCGCCCGGCAAACTGAGCTTTCTGTCGCAATTGTGGAAGCAGGCACAGTCCGATACGGTCTGGTTGTCGACAGGTTCATGACTGAAGTCGAGGTGCTCGTCAAACCCCTGACCGGCGGCTTGGAGCAATGCAGGGAGTTTCAGGGCGCTGCCATCATGGGCGACGGACGCGTGGTTCTGGTCCTGAATCCGCTGGAGTGCCATAGTCTGGTCGTCACGGCTTGCACCTAG
- a CDS encoding response regulator, producing MDTKQTILIVDDSEFVRNYHSYILEQAEFRVVTAVDGSDGLEQLYTHSCDLVITDINMTNMDGYEFIRRVRANGKYRSLPIIIASTESDGKDKLKGFEAGANLYIVKPCAPEVMVENIRMILRAA from the coding sequence GTGGATACCAAGCAAACGATCCTCATCGTGGATGACTCTGAATTCGTCAGGAACTATCACTCCTACATCCTGGAACAGGCTGAGTTCCGCGTGGTTACGGCGGTGGACGGTAGTGATGGGCTGGAGCAACTGTACACGCATTCCTGCGATCTGGTGATCACCGACATCAACATGACCAACATGGATGGCTACGAGTTCATCCGGCGCGTGCGCGCCAACGGGAAATACCGGTCGCTGCCCATCATCATCGCGTCCACCGAAAGTGATGGCAAAGACAAACTGAAGGGATTTGAAGCAGGGGCCAATCTCTACATTGTCAAACCCTGCGCCCCGGAAGTGATGGTCGAGAACATCCGCATGATACTGCGCGCCGCCTGA
- a CDS encoding STAS domain-containing protein, giving the protein MPFSLSRRQNRQLLKLEGTVTIRHAQDLAAKLGESPDYGASVEVDTSSLEDIDTCVLQLLCSLRKTAPALSFAHPSDAFVRAVDRCGMRREFFRTRESL; this is encoded by the coding sequence ATGCCATTTTCTCTCTCTCGCCGGCAAAACCGGCAGCTTCTTAAGCTCGAAGGTACGGTTACCATCCGGCACGCGCAGGATCTCGCCGCCAAACTCGGCGAGTCCCCGGACTACGGCGCTTCCGTCGAAGTCGATACCAGCAGCCTGGAGGACATCGACACCTGCGTCCTGCAACTGCTGTGTTCACTGCGAAAGACGGCCCCGGCTCTTTCATTTGCCCACCCATCCGATGCTTTCGTCCGCGCCGTGGATCGCTGTGGCATGCGGCGGGAGTTCTTCCGGACGAGGGAATCCTTGTGA
- a CDS encoding response regulator — protein MKTILTVDDSSSLRQMVSFVLRSNGYDVVEAVDGVDGLAKLDGQAVDLVLTDINMPRMDGIEFTRQLRAMTPYKFVPIVLLTTESHPDKKQQGKAAGATAWIVKPFQPDQLLAVVKKVLR, from the coding sequence GTGAAGACGATCTTGACGGTAGATGATTCGTCCAGCCTCCGGCAGATGGTGAGCTTCGTGCTACGCAGCAACGGCTATGACGTCGTCGAGGCCGTGGACGGAGTGGATGGGCTGGCTAAACTCGATGGCCAGGCGGTGGACCTGGTTCTGACCGACATCAATATGCCAAGGATGGACGGAATCGAATTCACACGCCAGCTTCGAGCCATGACGCCCTACAAGTTCGTCCCCATCGTCCTGCTGACCACTGAATCGCACCCGGATAAGAAGCAGCAGGGTAAGGCAGCAGGCGCAACAGCCTGGATTGTAAAACCATTCCAGCCAGACCAGCTTCTGGCGGTGGTAAAGAAGGTCCTGCGCTAG